A genomic region of Flavobacteriales bacterium contains the following coding sequences:
- a CDS encoding pirin family protein, giving the protein MKRIEFLKKSIISGVAAMAAPLMLKSSNGKTSTFNKLMEQVGFNHMPNNEIGTESTVLHKAHTRGSADHGWLKVNHTFSFANYRNPQRMNFGVLRVLNDDIIAGGRGFSTHPHDNMEIITIPLEGDLKHKDNMGNGAIIKNGDVQVMSAGTGIKHSEFNANKDKDVKVLQIWLFPNKRNVKPRYDQLSLQSLKKKDTFYQILSPNSNDKGVWIHQNAWFSLGEFTTDKRLNYNLNSKQNGVYAFIIEGQATIQNQKLDQRDGFGVWNTNSLDITAKKGAKILLMEVPMYI; this is encoded by the coding sequence ATGAAAAGAATAGAATTTTTAAAAAAGTCCATTATATCAGGAGTTGCCGCTATGGCAGCTCCTTTGATGCTCAAGTCGAGCAATGGCAAAACATCCACTTTCAATAAATTAATGGAACAAGTGGGCTTCAACCATATGCCAAATAACGAAATTGGCACTGAAAGTACGGTTCTGCACAAAGCTCATACACGCGGTAGTGCCGACCACGGATGGCTCAAGGTCAATCATACGTTTAGTTTTGCCAACTATCGAAATCCACAACGGATGAATTTTGGTGTGTTGAGGGTGCTCAATGACGATATTATTGCAGGGGGTAGAGGCTTTAGCACACATCCTCACGATAATATGGAAATCATTACTATTCCACTTGAGGGCGACTTAAAGCATAAGGATAATATGGGCAATGGGGCTATTATTAAAAATGGTGACGTGCAGGTAATGAGCGCTGGAACAGGCATAAAACATAGCGAGTTTAACGCCAATAAAGATAAGGATGTTAAAGTCTTACAAATTTGGTTGTTCCCTAACAAAAGAAATGTAAAACCTAGATACGATCAATTGTCATTACAGTCCCTAAAAAAGAAGGATACTTTTTATCAAATATTATCACCTAACAGCAATGACAAGGGTGTATGGATTCATCAAAACGCATGGTTTAGCTTAGGTGAATTTACAACGGATAAGAGGCTTAATTACAACTTAAATTCGAAACAAAATGGGGTGTATGCTTTCATTATCGAAGGTCAAGCGACTATACAAAATCAAAAGCTAGACCAAAGAGATGGCTTTGGTGTATGGAATACCAATTCTTTAGATATTACCGCAAAAAAAGGAGCAAAAATATTATTAATGGAAGTACCTATGTATATTTGA
- a CDS encoding DUF4197 domain-containing protein yields the protein MKAFLTLVLTLSSFCLSAQINLLKKANDNVKNLIRTEASLSESDIKKGLSEALRKGSEYAVKNASQYNGFNTNALIRIPFPAEAENVKNSLSKIGLQAQINSFEESMNHAAESASKEALSLLVKAVNGMTIKDAYSILKGADNAATNYLKEQTHSDVYRSFKPIINTSMQKHKVAQQWTTISTRYNALPFTKDINPDLEDYITNKAIDGLFVLLAKQEKEIRKNPLARTSDILKKVFD from the coding sequence ATGAAAGCATTTCTTACACTTGTACTTACCCTAAGTTCTTTTTGCCTAAGTGCGCAAATCAACCTATTGAAGAAGGCTAACGATAACGTTAAAAATTTAATTCGTACGGAGGCTAGTCTTTCCGAAAGTGACATCAAGAAGGGACTAAGCGAGGCTTTAAGGAAAGGCAGTGAATATGCGGTTAAAAATGCTTCTCAATACAACGGTTTTAATACCAACGCATTGATAAGAATACCTTTTCCTGCTGAGGCAGAAAACGTAAAAAATAGTTTATCTAAAATAGGCTTACAAGCTCAGATAAATTCTTTTGAGGAAAGCATGAACCATGCGGCCGAGTCAGCCAGTAAAGAGGCTTTAAGCCTGTTAGTTAAGGCCGTTAATGGAATGACGATAAAGGATGCTTACTCCATTTTGAAAGGTGCGGATAATGCTGCTACAAACTATTTAAAGGAACAAACACATTCAGATGTTTACCGTTCTTTTAAACCCATTATTAATACCTCAATGCAAAAGCATAAGGTAGCTCAGCAATGGACTACAATATCTACACGATACAATGCTTTACCCTTTACTAAAGACATCAACCCTGATCTTGAAGACTACATTACAAATAAGGCTATTGACGGCTTATTTGTATTATTGGCAAAACAGGAAAAAGAGATCAGAAAAAACCCTTTAGCACGCACTTCTGATATTTTAAAAAAGGTATTTGACTAG